Proteins from a genomic interval of Acinonyx jubatus isolate Ajub_Pintada_27869175 chromosome B4, VMU_Ajub_asm_v1.0, whole genome shotgun sequence:
- the CYTH4 gene encoding cytohesin-4 isoform X2 produces MDLCHPDPAELSSGETEELQQIKWHRRQLLEDIQKLKDEIADVFAQIDCFEIAEESRMAQKEKELCIGRKKFNMDPMKGVQYLIEHKLLTPDVQDIAQFLYKGEGLNKTAIGTYLGERDSFNLQVLQAFVDCHEFANLNLVQALRQFLWSFRLPGEAQKIDRMMETFATRYCLCNPGVFQSTDTCYVLSFSIIMLNTSLHNPNVRDRPPFERFVSMNRGINGGGDLPEEQLRNLFDSIKSEPFSIPEDDGNDLTHTFFNPDREGWLLKLGGRVKTWKRRWFILTDNCLYYFEFTTDKEPRGIIPLENLSVQEVDDPKKPFCLELYNPSCRGQKIKACKTDGEGKVVEGKHESYRISASSAEERDQWIKAIRASITRVPFYDLVSARKKKIANRH; encoded by the exons ACCCAGCGGAGCTGAgcagtggggagacagaggaactaCAGCAGATCAAATGGCACCGGAGGCAGCTTCTGGAAGACATCCAG AAGCTGAAGGATGAGATCGCAGATGTGTTTGCCCAGATTGATTGCTTCGAGATCGcagaggagag CCGGATggcccagaaagagaaggagctATGCATTGGGCGTAAGAAGTTCAACATGGACCCCATGAAG GGCGTCCAGTATCTCATTGAGCACAAACTGCTGACCCCCGACGTCCAGGACATCGCGCAGTTCCTGTACAAGGGCGAGGGCCTCAACAAGACGGCCATCGGCACGTACTTGGGGGAGAG GGATTCCTTCAACCTGCAGGTCCTCCAGGCCTTCGTGGACTGCCATGAGTTTGCCAACCTCAACCTCGTGCAGGCCCtcag ACAGTTCTTGTGGAGCTTCCGGCTGCCCGGCGAGGCCCAGAAGATCGACCGGATGATGGAGACTTTTGCCACCCGCTACTGCCTCTGCAACCCAGGCGTCTTCCAGTCCACAG ATACCTGCTACGTCCTGTCCTTCTCCATCATCATGCTCAACACCAGCCTCCACAACCCCAATGTCCGGGACAGGCCACCCTTCGAGCGCTTTGTGTCCATGAACCGTGGCATCAATGGCGGCGGTGACCTGCCTGAGGAGCAGCTGCGG AACCTCTTCGACAGCATCAAGAGCGAGCCCTTCTCCATCCCCGAGGATGATGGCAATGACCTCACTCATACCTTCTTCAACCCCGACCGCGAGGGCTGGCTGCTCAAACTGG GGGGCCGCGTGAAGACGTGGAAACGGCGCTGGTTCATCCTGACGGACAACTGTCTCTACTATTTCGAGTTCACCACT GACAAGGAGCCACGGGGAATCATCCCCCTTGAGAACCTCTCAGTGCAGGAGGTGGACGATCCCAAGAAGCCA TTCTGCCTGGAGCTTTACAACCCCAGCTGCCGCGGCCAGAAGATCAAGGCCTGCAAGACCGATGGCGAGGGCAAGGTGGTGGAGGGCAAGCACGAGTCTTATCGAATCTCCGCCTCCAGCGCCGAGGAGCGCGACCAATGGATCAAGGCCATACG
- the CYTH4 gene encoding cytohesin-4 isoform X1 → MAARSVGGKDPAELSSGETEELQQIKWHRRQLLEDIQKLKDEIADVFAQIDCFEIAEESRMAQKEKELCIGRKKFNMDPMKGVQYLIEHKLLTPDVQDIAQFLYKGEGLNKTAIGTYLGERDSFNLQVLQAFVDCHEFANLNLVQALRQFLWSFRLPGEAQKIDRMMETFATRYCLCNPGVFQSTDTCYVLSFSIIMLNTSLHNPNVRDRPPFERFVSMNRGINGGGDLPEEQLRNLFDSIKSEPFSIPEDDGNDLTHTFFNPDREGWLLKLGGRVKTWKRRWFILTDNCLYYFEFTTDKEPRGIIPLENLSVQEVDDPKKPFCLELYNPSCRGQKIKACKTDGEGKVVEGKHESYRISASSAEERDQWIKAIRASITRVPFYDLVSARKKKIANRH, encoded by the exons ATGGCAGCTCGGTCAGTGGGAGGGAAAG ACCCAGCGGAGCTGAgcagtggggagacagaggaactaCAGCAGATCAAATGGCACCGGAGGCAGCTTCTGGAAGACATCCAG AAGCTGAAGGATGAGATCGCAGATGTGTTTGCCCAGATTGATTGCTTCGAGATCGcagaggagag CCGGATggcccagaaagagaaggagctATGCATTGGGCGTAAGAAGTTCAACATGGACCCCATGAAG GGCGTCCAGTATCTCATTGAGCACAAACTGCTGACCCCCGACGTCCAGGACATCGCGCAGTTCCTGTACAAGGGCGAGGGCCTCAACAAGACGGCCATCGGCACGTACTTGGGGGAGAG GGATTCCTTCAACCTGCAGGTCCTCCAGGCCTTCGTGGACTGCCATGAGTTTGCCAACCTCAACCTCGTGCAGGCCCtcag ACAGTTCTTGTGGAGCTTCCGGCTGCCCGGCGAGGCCCAGAAGATCGACCGGATGATGGAGACTTTTGCCACCCGCTACTGCCTCTGCAACCCAGGCGTCTTCCAGTCCACAG ATACCTGCTACGTCCTGTCCTTCTCCATCATCATGCTCAACACCAGCCTCCACAACCCCAATGTCCGGGACAGGCCACCCTTCGAGCGCTTTGTGTCCATGAACCGTGGCATCAATGGCGGCGGTGACCTGCCTGAGGAGCAGCTGCGG AACCTCTTCGACAGCATCAAGAGCGAGCCCTTCTCCATCCCCGAGGATGATGGCAATGACCTCACTCATACCTTCTTCAACCCCGACCGCGAGGGCTGGCTGCTCAAACTGG GGGGCCGCGTGAAGACGTGGAAACGGCGCTGGTTCATCCTGACGGACAACTGTCTCTACTATTTCGAGTTCACCACT GACAAGGAGCCACGGGGAATCATCCCCCTTGAGAACCTCTCAGTGCAGGAGGTGGACGATCCCAAGAAGCCA TTCTGCCTGGAGCTTTACAACCCCAGCTGCCGCGGCCAGAAGATCAAGGCCTGCAAGACCGATGGCGAGGGCAAGGTGGTGGAGGGCAAGCACGAGTCTTATCGAATCTCCGCCTCCAGCGCCGAGGAGCGCGACCAATGGATCAAGGCCATACG
- the CYTH4 gene encoding cytohesin-4 isoform X3 yields the protein MAQKEKELCIGRKKFNMDPMKGVQYLIEHKLLTPDVQDIAQFLYKGEGLNKTAIGTYLGERDSFNLQVLQAFVDCHEFANLNLVQALRQFLWSFRLPGEAQKIDRMMETFATRYCLCNPGVFQSTDTCYVLSFSIIMLNTSLHNPNVRDRPPFERFVSMNRGINGGGDLPEEQLRNLFDSIKSEPFSIPEDDGNDLTHTFFNPDREGWLLKLGGRVKTWKRRWFILTDNCLYYFEFTTDKEPRGIIPLENLSVQEVDDPKKPFCLELYNPSCRGQKIKACKTDGEGKVVEGKHESYRISASSAEERDQWIKAIRASITRVPFYDLVSARKKKIANRH from the exons ATggcccagaaagagaaggagctATGCATTGGGCGTAAGAAGTTCAACATGGACCCCATGAAG GGCGTCCAGTATCTCATTGAGCACAAACTGCTGACCCCCGACGTCCAGGACATCGCGCAGTTCCTGTACAAGGGCGAGGGCCTCAACAAGACGGCCATCGGCACGTACTTGGGGGAGAG GGATTCCTTCAACCTGCAGGTCCTCCAGGCCTTCGTGGACTGCCATGAGTTTGCCAACCTCAACCTCGTGCAGGCCCtcag ACAGTTCTTGTGGAGCTTCCGGCTGCCCGGCGAGGCCCAGAAGATCGACCGGATGATGGAGACTTTTGCCACCCGCTACTGCCTCTGCAACCCAGGCGTCTTCCAGTCCACAG ATACCTGCTACGTCCTGTCCTTCTCCATCATCATGCTCAACACCAGCCTCCACAACCCCAATGTCCGGGACAGGCCACCCTTCGAGCGCTTTGTGTCCATGAACCGTGGCATCAATGGCGGCGGTGACCTGCCTGAGGAGCAGCTGCGG AACCTCTTCGACAGCATCAAGAGCGAGCCCTTCTCCATCCCCGAGGATGATGGCAATGACCTCACTCATACCTTCTTCAACCCCGACCGCGAGGGCTGGCTGCTCAAACTGG GGGGCCGCGTGAAGACGTGGAAACGGCGCTGGTTCATCCTGACGGACAACTGTCTCTACTATTTCGAGTTCACCACT GACAAGGAGCCACGGGGAATCATCCCCCTTGAGAACCTCTCAGTGCAGGAGGTGGACGATCCCAAGAAGCCA TTCTGCCTGGAGCTTTACAACCCCAGCTGCCGCGGCCAGAAGATCAAGGCCTGCAAGACCGATGGCGAGGGCAAGGTGGTGGAGGGCAAGCACGAGTCTTATCGAATCTCCGCCTCCAGCGCCGAGGAGCGCGACCAATGGATCAAGGCCATACG